AACGGAACATGATATTGGGGCAGATTTAGTTGATTTGGGCGTACCCAAACAAGATATTGTGCTAGGTTTTTATCCTCCTTTCATTCGGGAAATGACCGACTATGCGGTCGGCTGAAAGTTTTTCATTTCTAAGCTAAATCAAGTTCTTATTTTTAGTTTTGACTCGTTCATAAAACTCTTCCATAACTTGAATAAAAGAATGCTCTTTTTTCCAAAAAGCCGGAAAATCTCCTTGTTTCTTAATCAAAATTGCTGGTAAACTCACAGAAGAGGGTTCTTCAACAACTTGAGGAAGTC
This genomic stretch from Planktothrix sp. FACHB-1365 harbors:
- a CDS encoding element excision factor XisI family protein; protein product: MTAYLHLDIRNEKIWIFYNSTEHDIGADLVDLGVPKQDIVLGFYPPFIREMTDYAVG